TGTGTTTCAAAATTTATCATACAAAGACCAAAATTGCATCTTAAAATAAAGCCAAAGGAGGTTACAGTAGATAAAACAAGCAGTATgaataattattaaaattcttGTTTAAAATAATGTAGTTTTCCTTCTGAGCATGAAGTGCATATATCCTTGATGAATTTTTTCTCTTAAAAAAGGAAGCTATAATTGAAAGTTTCATGGCAGCAattattaataaaaagaaaaaagtattataCATAGCTTCAAACTAGAAAGTTCAGGCTTTTCAGTAAGGATAATGTCATTACCATGACAAAAACCATTTAGGAGTTGTAGTAAATTAAAATACGCTAAAAACAGCTAGGCCTTGTGGTACAGCTTCATGCGCTATGGCTCAGGGCCCAAAGTGTTAAAAACACATTTCTAAACTGAGCCCATAACTAGCATGTCCTGCACACAAAGATAGTAAACAAAAGATTTGCTTCTGTAAGCAAACCAGACTCTTAGCTGTTATGAAAAATAATAAGATTATATTTCCATTATAAAATTGTTCTTACCAAAGCATGAATTTCAGTCATCATTTTTGCTCTCTGGGAGTAACATTCGTATTGTTCAAGCAGCAATTTCCCTGCTTCTTCATTAAGTGCAGATTCTGCATTTGGCACAATCAGCAAGCATTTCACTGTCTGTAAGACAATAACAATGAAATAACAAAATTATAACACATGCATAACACTATCTAATGCAATCTGTAATTCTAGTGACTAATATAACAATTTTTTTGACAAAGTGGTAGTTACCAATAATATGTGCTTTATTCCAAGGTCTGGCTTCCAGTCCTTCTTCAATGTATTCACACATATTTCTCCATTTTTCGCAACATTTGGATGAAATATCTTTGTGAGAAAGAAAGCCTTTGGCGGTGCTTGTGGGAAATCTTTCCCAAGAGCAAGCTTCACACGGAACACACCACCAGCATATGGTGTACCAGCtgcaagatttaaaaataaaaaatcaccGTTGTTTCGACCATACTAGATTGCTGACTAGCAGTACAGGTGAAGTGAAATGGATTTCTGGGCTTCATCAGTGCAAGAAGTGTTATCTCAAATATGCTTGTGAGAACTTAAAACATCCTACTCAAACATTTATTGGTGACAAAGTTGATGAAGGAAGTGAACATTAGCTCTGTACCACACTAATGGGATCAAAAAGTGTTCCAGATATTAAAGCGTAATAGATTTAACCTGTCTAGTCTACTTTATTTCTGCATCAATAACTTGGTTTACTAGCACCACCTTTCTTTGAAATAGGAATTACTACATtctgggaaagaaagaaaaaaggcagAGCACAAAGAAATTTCTGAATAAGACATAAATGAGTAAGTGTGATGCTTatgtacagacaacaaatgattacaatatcagaaaaaatggacaatttattcaagagaaagagctttacaagttggcctttatgcaagcattgctgttggatgtcctcctgacgtgtGTTGTGTGCAAATTCTGTCTAGTTCGCACCTTAAGTCATCAAAAGGCTAAGCTCGTTAAAGGGCCCTGCCCATTCTAAATTGGGGAAGaggtctggtgatcttgctggtcgAGATAGTGTTTGGCAAGCTCAAAGACATGCAGTAAAAACTCTCACCACATGCAGATGGGCATTATCATGATGAAATGTATGTCCAGGATGGATTGCAATGAAGAGCAACGAAATGGGACACAGAATATCATTGGCATATTACTGTGTTGTAAAGTTGCCACAGATGACaaacaaagaggtcctgctataaaacaaaatggtaacctataccatcactcctggctgtcgggctgtACGGTTGGTACCCCATCGCTGACCGGGCCTTTTTCAGACACATTTGGAATTCCACTGACGAGtccaactgtcttcagtgatgagtcctgtttcgaactgagccccaatgaccagcgaagacatgcCTGGAGATGCTTcgaacagcagtgggataccaacctgactgtcactagccatacagcccaacaaccaggagagatggtctggggtgccattgcaTTTCATACCAGGACCCCCTTGGTTGTCATATGTGGCATTCTTACATCACAGTGGTCTGTTGACAATATTCTACAACCAGTTTTGTTGCTCTTAGTGGCAATCCACCCTGgctttacatttcagcaacataatgaacACCCACatacagtgagagtttctactgtttgtcttcatgcttgtcaaaccctacgttGGTCagaaaggtcaccagatctctctccactTCAGAATGTTTGGAACATTCCAGCTCCGGATTTTTATGATTTAAATCATCAATTGTACAGAACCTGGCATGACATCCCGCATGAGGACATCAAtaactatcagtcaatgccaagccaaataactgcttgcattagggccagaggtggaccaatgcattactgacttgctcaatttatgaagctctttctattgaataaatcatccaatttttctgatactGTAATTATTTGTATCTGCACATGAACATCACATCTTCCTTTATCAATCCAATTTAGATAATTCCTTTGTAGCACTTTTTTTCTCCTTAGAGTGTATATCTTGCATAAAAGATGGAactgttttgtcatgactggctctctcaagaatCTCAATAATTTTGAAGGAATGAGGTTTACTCCAGAAGTCCTGTTTAAGTATTTCAGAGCTTTGTCAGATTCTTGTTGCAGCATTGTCTCTTCTATCTAATTTTCAttcacttcctcttctctttctataatatgtcTTTAAATCTGTTTCCCTTATATGCAACCACTATGTAGTCTTTCTGatgttctgccttcctttctttagtTCACACTGGCTTTTCATCTGAGCTATTACTATTCAAGCAGATGAATCCTCCTCCTTTTTTACGTCTCTAACTTTCCTACACACTCCATCTATCTTCCCAAAGTCATGCATGTTTTTACAGCCTTGCATTTCTCATCTCACTCCTGCTTTGCCAGTTTCACTATCATATCTCTCAAGGTTACCCAATTGTCTTCTATTGTGCTCCTACCTCTGTTTCACATCAACCATTGGCTGAtgctctcttttaaattcttaagaacctctggttgtttcaactTTATGCCCCATCCCCTTAATTCCctgcctttctgcaatatcttcacttttaatctgcagtttgTAACCAATAAATAATGTCCAGagtttacatctgcccctggaaatgttttcaatttaaaatattgtttcgAAATTGTTTttccattatgtaatctatttgagGCATTTGGGTGCTTCCAAGATTCTTACATGTAAACAACTTTCATCatttttaaaccaagtattaacAACGACTAAACTGGGCTCTGTGCAAATTTCCACCAGAGGTATCTTTAATTCCTCCTACTCTCTCCATATCTATGAATATTCCTTCTTGTCCTTTTTGTACTACTGAATTCCCATCTCATCACaactacattttcatctcccttaagtctttgaataatttttttatatcgtCATACATTCTTCGAatctcatctgtggagctagtagaAATattaacttttactactgtggtagatgtggcgttgtgtctatcttggttactataatgtgctcactatgctgttcatagcagctcaCCCTCATCCCTATTTCCTCGTTCAATATTAGACCTATTCCTAAATTAcctatatttgattttgtgttgatgacCCTGTTCTGACCTGGCCACAAGTCCTGTTCTTCCTACCATCACACAGTACCAATTAGTACTATATCTATCTTCAACCCAGCCACTTccttttttaaattatctaacctacctaccAGATTAAGGGATGTAACATTCCACCCACAGAATACCAGTTTTGTTTTGCCTGGTGACAatgtcctcctgattagtcccctcTCTGATATTCAAACGGAAGACTATTTTATCTCCCAAGTATTTTACCCAGGTGGATGCCATAATCATTAAACCACACAGTAAAGTTTCGTGTCCTCGGGAATTATAATGTCTGTAGCTTTCCCTTGCTCTCTGCCATTTATAGTACAAATATTGCCTGGCCATGCTGGTTAATGTCAATGCAAGATAAGCCAGGCATTGACATTGGCAGCTCTATCTCCTggaaaatgctgctgctgctgctcctcttcagtaaccacatgtTTGCCGGTTGTCTTCTCTAATTcacctccattgtggttgaacctacggcctGGCTATATGACTATCTCTATCATACCGGAACACAAGACCGCTCCACCTAGAAAGGaccaaaggggaggggaggggagtgggggcagGGGGACAATGGTTTTGTGCAACCCCAATCATTATGTATCTTTATGCTAAATCTATATTTTTGTTtgttcatatattaaaaaaaaaaaagattccaagacttaccaagtgggaaagtgccggtagataggcacaatgaataaaacacacaaacacacaaacccacatctttccttttccttccctctttcctgacgaagcagccgccggttgcgaaagctcgaaattctgtgtgtg
The Schistocerca gregaria isolate iqSchGreg1 chromosome 1, iqSchGreg1.2, whole genome shotgun sequence genome window above contains:
- the LOC126355088 gene encoding LOW QUALITY PROTEIN: ubiquitin-conjugating enzyme E2 S-like (The sequence of the model RefSeq protein was modified relative to this genomic sequence to represent the inferred CDS: deleted 1 base in 1 codon), which codes for MSNVENLSPQIIRRVAKEINDLANDPPEGIRVNINDEDVTDIQAYIEGPAGTPYAGGVFRVKLALGKDFPQAPPKAFFLTKIFHPNVAKNGEICVNTLKKDWKPDLGIKHILLTVKCLLIVPNAESALNEEAGKLLLEQYECYSQRAKMMTEIHALSSKMPKPGLEVGASSGDGPMAKKHAGDKKVAEKKKLLKDKKRTLKRL